In Thermus filiformis, one DNA window encodes the following:
- a CDS encoding tetratricopeptide repeat protein, producing MKRTLVLLGLALGLALAQAEVKGLLDAGRYVEAYQQGQRLGTAEGLALAAKAASFYAMYQAKENERYDWFQKAEAAATEAIKKDPNYPEGYFERARALGRLSQYKGILQALAEGLAPRIKGDLEKTLKLKPDHAGAMVALALWHFELVQKGWLVAATQGADGAKVEPLMRKAIELEPDVIIHRVEYAKVLAAWGKKEEARKQLETALSLPARTAADRYDQERARQDLAKLR from the coding sequence ATGAAGCGGACGCTTGTGCTTTTGGGGCTCGCGCTGGGGCTTGCCCTGGCGCAGGCGGAGGTCAAGGGGCTTCTGGACGCGGGCCGGTACGTGGAGGCCTACCAGCAGGGCCAGAGGCTGGGCACCGCCGAGGGCCTGGCCCTGGCGGCCAAGGCCGCCAGCTTCTACGCCATGTACCAGGCCAAGGAGAACGAGCGGTACGACTGGTTCCAGAAGGCGGAGGCGGCGGCCACCGAGGCCATCAAGAAGGACCCAAACTACCCGGAGGGCTACTTTGAGCGGGCGAGGGCCCTGGGAAGGCTCTCCCAGTACAAGGGGATCCTCCAGGCCCTGGCCGAGGGCCTGGCCCCCAGGATCAAGGGCGACCTGGAGAAGACCCTGAAGCTCAAGCCCGACCACGCCGGGGCCATGGTGGCCCTGGCCCTCTGGCACTTTGAGCTGGTGCAGAAGGGCTGGCTGGTGGCCGCCACCCAGGGGGCGGACGGGGCCAAGGTGGAGCCCTTGATGCGGAAGGCCATAGAGCTCGAGCCGGACGTGATCATCCATCGGGTGGAGTACGCCAAGGTCCTCGCCGCCTGGGGAAAGAAGGAGGAGGCGAGGAAGCAGCTGGAGACCGCCCTCTCCCTCCCTGCCCGGACCGCCGCCGACCGGTACGACCAGGAGAGGGCCCGCCAGGATCTGGCCAAGCTCCGGTAA
- the ispF gene encoding 2-C-methyl-D-erythritol 2,4-cyclodiphosphate synthase, translating into MRLGYGEDSHLLAEGRPLYLCGLQIPSPLGAQAHSDGDAALHALTDALLSAYGLGDIGLLFPDTDSRWQGVRSEVFLREALRLVEVRGGRLLQASLVLTLDRPKLSPHRQALEESLSRLLGLPQDRVGLSFKTSEGLAPRHVQARAVVLLDG; encoded by the coding sequence ATGCGCCTAGGCTACGGCGAGGACAGCCACCTCTTGGCCGAGGGAAGACCCCTTTACCTCTGCGGCCTCCAGATCCCCAGCCCCCTGGGGGCCCAGGCCCACTCCGACGGGGACGCGGCCCTCCACGCCCTCACCGACGCCCTCCTTTCCGCCTACGGCCTGGGGGACATCGGCCTCCTCTTCCCCGACACCGACTCCCGCTGGCAAGGGGTGAGGAGCGAGGTCTTCCTGAGGGAGGCCCTCCGGCTGGTGGAGGTGCGGGGGGGGAGGCTCCTCCAGGCGAGCCTCGTCCTGACCCTGGACCGGCCCAAGCTCTCCCCCCACCGCCAGGCCCTGGAGGAAAGCCTCTCCCGCCTCCTCGGCCTTCCCCAAGACCGGGTGGGCCTCTCCTTCAAGACCTCGGAGGGCCTGGCTCCAAGGCACGTCCAGGCCCGGGCGGTGGTGCTCCTGGATGGTTGA
- a CDS encoding trimeric intracellular cation channel family protein, which yields MVEALVWLGTWVFALSGALKGVEKGFDLLGVLVLATVTAVGGGSIRDVLVGTLPPRALTHEPLLWSVALVGLLTFRFHPRVQALERPLYYLDTLGLGLFAALGAERGISAGLGPFGVALAGALSGVGGGVLRDLLAGEVPVILYRAGDLYASAALLGAFVVYVLHPLSPEGALLAGSLATVFLRVFGRRLGLRLPTPRG from the coding sequence ATGGTTGAGGCCCTGGTTTGGCTTGGCACCTGGGTCTTCGCCCTGAGCGGGGCCCTGAAGGGGGTGGAGAAGGGGTTTGACCTGCTGGGGGTTTTGGTCCTGGCCACGGTGACCGCGGTGGGGGGAGGCTCCATCCGGGACGTGCTGGTGGGCACCCTTCCTCCCCGGGCCCTGACCCACGAGCCCCTCCTCTGGAGCGTGGCCCTGGTGGGGCTTCTCACCTTCCGCTTCCACCCCCGGGTCCAGGCCCTGGAGCGGCCGCTCTACTACCTGGACACCCTGGGCCTGGGCCTCTTCGCCGCCCTGGGGGCGGAAAGGGGGATCTCGGCGGGCCTGGGGCCCTTCGGGGTGGCCCTGGCGGGGGCACTCTCCGGGGTGGGGGGCGGGGTGCTGCGAGACCTGCTCGCGGGGGAGGTGCCCGTGATCCTCTACCGGGCGGGGGACCTTTACGCCTCTGCCGCCCTCCTGGGGGCCTTCGTGGTCTACGTCCTCCACCCCCTAAGCCCCGAGGGGGCCCTCCTGGCGGGGAGCCTGGCCACCGTCTTCCTCCGGGTCTTCGGCCGGAGGCTGGGGCTCAGGCTCCCCACCCCGCGCGGCTGA
- a CDS encoding FUN14 domain-containing protein, translating into METLSPYLGQLTFGGVAGFATGYALKKIGRVLAVGLGLLFVVLQLLAQAGYVQVDWTRIQKDVEPLLKDEGVKGLWERLLATLTYNLPFGASFTAGLLLGLRSG; encoded by the coding sequence GTGGAGACGCTTTCCCCTTACCTTGGCCAGCTCACCTTCGGGGGGGTGGCGGGGTTCGCCACCGGCTACGCCCTGAAGAAGATCGGCCGGGTCCTGGCGGTGGGGCTGGGCCTCCTCTTCGTGGTCCTCCAGCTTCTGGCCCAGGCGGGGTACGTCCAGGTGGACTGGACCCGCATCCAAAAGGACGTGGAGCCCCTTCTGAAGGACGAGGGGGTGAAGGGCCTCTGGGAGCGCCTCCTCGCCACCCTCACCTACAACCTCCCCTTCGGGGCCAGCTTCACCGCAGGCCTCCTTTTGGGCCTCCGGTCCGGATGA
- a CDS encoding HD domain-containing protein has translation MPSFAEALALMEAWTESESLRRHMRAVEVAMRAYARRFGQDEELWAIAGVVHDLDYEKYPQEHPYRGVEELRRLGYPEEVLEAVLGHASYTGVPRRTLMAKALFAVDELTGLITAAVYVRPDRSILGLELPSLKKKFKDKAFAKGVNREEIRLGAEELGVPLDEHMDFVLRAMREEADLLGLR, from the coding sequence ATGCCGAGCTTCGCTGAGGCGCTGGCCCTCATGGAGGCCTGGACGGAAAGCGAGTCCCTGAGGCGGCACATGCGGGCGGTGGAGGTGGCCATGCGGGCCTACGCCCGCCGCTTTGGCCAAGACGAGGAGCTTTGGGCCATCGCCGGGGTGGTGCACGACCTGGACTACGAGAAGTACCCCCAGGAGCACCCCTACCGGGGGGTGGAGGAGCTCCGGCGCCTGGGCTACCCCGAGGAGGTCCTCGAGGCCGTCTTAGGCCACGCCAGCTACACCGGGGTGCCCCGCCGGACCCTTATGGCCAAGGCCCTCTTCGCGGTGGACGAGCTCACGGGCCTGATCACCGCCGCGGTCTACGTGCGGCCGGACCGGAGCATCCTGGGCCTGGAGCTTCCCAGCCTGAAGAAGAAGTTCAAGGACAAGGCCTTCGCCAAGGGGGTGAACCGGGAGGAGATCCGCCTGGGGGCGGAGGAGCTGGGTGTGCCCCTGGACGAGCACATGGACTTCGTCCTCCGGGCCATGCGGGAGGAGGCGGACCTCCTGGGCCTCCGCTAG
- a CDS encoding 5-formyltetrahydrofolate cyclo-ligase, which yields MSLGALREEVWNTLARYDLALHPTPPHGHHPNFKGARRAAERLMSTPEFQGAKVVLAGMDAVLKPLREAALRAGKALILPHPDRPGEFLKVEGLDPRRLFRVREVSRYGQPVDLAALAVDLVLVGAVAVDEEGGWVGKGYGFPQAWLEVQAPFATLAHPVMVYPRLPERERTVQLIATPQRLIRTGGPKGGLR from the coding sequence GTGAGCCTGGGCGCCCTGCGGGAGGAGGTCTGGAACACCCTGGCCCGCTACGACCTGGCCCTCCACCCCACCCCGCCCCACGGCCACCACCCCAACTTCAAGGGGGCCCGGCGGGCAGCGGAGCGGCTGATGAGCACCCCGGAGTTCCAGGGGGCGAAGGTGGTCCTGGCGGGGATGGACGCGGTCTTGAAGCCCCTGCGGGAGGCGGCCCTCCGGGCGGGCAAGGCCCTCATCCTCCCCCACCCCGACCGGCCGGGGGAGTTCCTAAAGGTGGAGGGGCTGGACCCCAGGCGGCTCTTCCGGGTGCGGGAGGTGAGCCGGTACGGCCAGCCGGTGGATCTGGCCGCTTTGGCGGTGGACCTGGTCCTGGTGGGGGCGGTGGCCGTGGACGAGGAGGGGGGCTGGGTGGGCAAGGGGTACGGCTTCCCCCAGGCCTGGCTCGAGGTCCAGGCCCCCTTCGCCACCCTGGCCCACCCGGTGATGGTCTACCCCCGCCTGCCCGAGCGGGAGAGGACGGTCCAGCTCATCGCCACCCCCCAGCGCCTCATCCGGACCGGAGGCCCAAAAGGAGGCCTGCGGTGA
- a CDS encoding Brp/Blh family beta-carotene 15,15'-dioxygenase, protein MNTASAYRKLRELLDTSPESGLFLVVAGLAVAVSSTMKQQAAQPSAAMVLLLGALVASVGLPHGGLDAWLAQRSGLVRGAQQLLLFYIAYLLTAVAVAGFWLWQPGLALSGFLLYSAWHFAGDWPERAVPWRFLLGIALLALPAWMWPDAVASIFGALAGQEGRQLASLMNAAAPWLLLGMVGGLWRLRRHPLAIAELGVLIALALIVPPLVFFLVYYCTVHSLRSLRRILNGVSTAQRPRLLALAGLHAAIAALLVLTAGFFVMADGNNLQVWLAQLNASQGLSLVFIGLAALTVPHMLVEWLVARRGMVC, encoded by the coding sequence ATGAACACCGCATCGGCGTACCGGAAGTTACGGGAGCTGCTGGACACCAGCCCGGAGAGCGGCCTGTTTCTGGTGGTTGCTGGGCTGGCGGTGGCGGTATCCTCGACCATGAAACAGCAGGCCGCGCAGCCCAGTGCAGCGATGGTGCTGTTGCTGGGCGCGCTGGTTGCGTCGGTTGGCCTGCCGCACGGTGGCCTCGACGCTTGGTTGGCGCAGCGGAGCGGCTTGGTGCGCGGTGCGCAGCAGCTGTTGTTGTTTTACATCGCGTATCTGCTGACGGCCGTCGCTGTCGCGGGGTTCTGGCTCTGGCAGCCAGGACTGGCGTTGAGCGGGTTTTTGCTGTACTCGGCCTGGCACTTCGCCGGTGACTGGCCGGAACGCGCCGTCCCGTGGCGTTTCCTCCTCGGCATCGCGCTGCTGGCGTTGCCGGCATGGATGTGGCCGGACGCCGTGGCCAGCATTTTCGGCGCGCTGGCCGGTCAGGAGGGTCGGCAGCTGGCATCGCTGATGAACGCGGCGGCGCCGTGGTTGCTGTTGGGTATGGTGGGCGGGCTGTGGCGGCTGCGGCGCCATCCGCTGGCGATTGCCGAGCTCGGCGTGCTCATCGCCTTGGCGCTGATCGTACCGCCCTTGGTGTTTTTCTTGGTGTATTACTGCACGGTGCACAGTCTGAGGTCGCTGCGGCGGATTCTAAACGGGGTATCGACCGCGCAGCGCCCCCGGCTGCTGGCGCTGGCGGGGCTCCATGCAGCGATCGCCGCGCTGCTGGTGCTGACAGCAGGGTTCTTTGTGATGGCCGACGGCAACAACCTACAGGTTTGGCTCGCACAACTGAACGCCAGCCAGGGCCTGAGTCTGGTGTTCATTGGGCTTGCGGCGCTCACCGTGCCGCACATGCTGGTAGAGTGGCTGGTCGCGCGTCGCGGGATGGTGTGCTAA
- a CDS encoding IS200/IS605 family accessory protein TnpB-related protein — MERSHFQGVQAKLIFPNKGDKQAVLDLMRRFSAARRYAYNRLVEGVPREKLWSVEGPLGTLFGLGSYYIQGALLKAEMALRSAKERGIDPEKVVFGGRKLFLDLRKKHDPKAWRKRKREWKEKRQGLLYCRGKKRAGGNPCLRLELTPPHSGSNDKPTLRLRISLGNGTYAYALVQTTHPNLGRLLQRVYARESYNVELTLKDGEVYASFTWKEEAPPPTNTRKNGVLALDVNAEPYHLALALVNPDGNLRHYFTIPLDEVDRAPNRGAKETLLWMVAHEVTDFAVANGVAIVTERLKHLRKSRRGDGSGRSFRRIQHRFAYASLLRKIHTLALKKGVEVVQVSPQDTSTIGMLKYAPQLSLSKDVAAAYVIGRRALGFEEKLPKSYQQLLQDESFREHARTFYEGLASDLEERRKGEKNPYLKRRLLREKAKAHRALVLLSPQGSPGSRKEVTNGRNSYGANPWRVLRVGLFLPLLGREVPRDLSRLKPVLVQGPPLYRDRGRGKEGGPRSFLPGRAYGTHSGTVKDSSINRYNP; from the coding sequence ATGGAAAGGAGCCACTTCCAAGGAGTCCAGGCCAAACTCATCTTCCCCAACAAGGGGGACAAGCAAGCCGTTCTGGACCTCATGCGCCGGTTCTCCGCCGCCCGGCGCTACGCCTACAACCGGCTGGTGGAAGGCGTCCCCCGCGAGAAGCTGTGGTCCGTGGAAGGCCCCCTAGGCACCCTTTTCGGCCTAGGCAGCTACTACATCCAAGGCGCCCTCCTCAAGGCCGAGATGGCCCTTAGGTCCGCCAAGGAGCGCGGGATAGACCCCGAGAAAGTGGTCTTTGGCGGAAGGAAGCTCTTCCTTGACCTCCGGAAGAAGCACGACCCGAAGGCCTGGAGGAAGAGAAAACGGGAGTGGAAGGAGAAAAGGCAGGGACTCCTGTACTGCCGAGGGAAGAAGCGTGCGGGGGGTAACCCTTGCCTCCGGCTCGAGCTCACACCACCCCACTCCGGCAGCAACGACAAACCGACCCTTCGGCTACGAATCAGCTTGGGTAACGGGACCTACGCTTACGCCCTTGTCCAGACCACCCACCCCAACCTGGGTCGGCTCCTCCAAAGGGTGTACGCCCGGGAGTCCTACAACGTGGAGCTGACCCTGAAGGACGGAGAGGTATACGCCAGCTTCACCTGGAAGGAAGAAGCTCCACCCCCGACCAATACAAGGAAAAACGGCGTTCTTGCCCTGGACGTGAACGCGGAGCCGTACCACCTCGCCCTGGCCTTGGTCAACCCGGATGGGAACCTGCGCCATTACTTCACCATCCCCCTTGATGAGGTGGACCGAGCTCCCAATCGTGGGGCCAAGGAAACCCTCCTTTGGATGGTGGCCCACGAGGTCACGGACTTTGCCGTGGCGAATGGAGTTGCCATCGTCACGGAGCGATTGAAACACCTGCGTAAATCCAGAAGGGGGGACGGTTCTGGTCGTTCGTTTCGCAGGATCCAGCATCGCTTTGCCTACGCTTCCCTCCTGAGGAAGATCCACACCTTGGCCCTGAAAAAGGGCGTTGAGGTCGTACAGGTCAGTCCTCAGGACACCTCCACGATTGGGATGCTCAAGTACGCTCCCCAGCTTTCCCTTTCCAAGGACGTAGCCGCCGCCTACGTCATCGGAAGGAGGGCTTTGGGGTTTGAGGAGAAGCTGCCCAAGAGCTACCAGCAGCTCCTTCAGGATGAGAGCTTCCGGGAACACGCCAGGACCTTCTACGAGGGCCTGGCTTCCGATCTGGAGGAAAGGAGAAAAGGTGAAAAGAACCCCTACCTGAAGCGCCGCCTACTCCGTGAGAAGGCTAAAGCCCACAGGGCTTTGGTCCTTTTAAGCCCGCAGGGCTCGCCAGGGAGCCGGAAGGAGGTCACCAACGGAAGGAACTCCTACGGTGCCAATCCCTGGCGGGTTCTGCGGGTAGGTCTCTTCCTGCCCCTCCTTGGGCGTGAGGTGCCGAGGGATTTATCCCGCCTCAAGCCCGTCCTGGTACAAGGCCCACCTCTGTACCGGGACCGTGGGAGGGGGAAGGAGGGTGGACCTAGGTCCTTTTTACCGGGAAGGGCCTACGGTACCCATTCGGGTACCGTGAAAGATTCCAGTATAAACCGGTATAACCCGTGA
- a CDS encoding SAM hydrolase/SAM-dependent halogenase family protein, with the protein MRRVYFLSDFGLEDPYVGVVKAVLKRKAPGVEVVDLAHDLPPQDLRRAAYALYEALPYLEPQAVVLAVVDPGVGSGRRAVAVLGERAYVGPDNGLFTLAWLLDPPRAAFLLDRPAASATFHGRDLFAPAAAHLALRLPPEALGPGLDPRGLVRLPLALSEREGEVLTFDRFGNAITTLTQAPPGGWVWVGGRRIPIRRTYAEVPPGEALAYLGSAGLLEIALNQGSAREALGLREGERVVLE; encoded by the coding sequence ATGAGAAGGGTTTACTTCCTTTCCGACTTCGGGCTGGAAGACCCCTACGTCGGGGTGGTCAAGGCCGTTTTGAAGCGAAAGGCCCCGGGGGTGGAGGTGGTGGACCTGGCCCACGACCTGCCCCCCCAGGACCTGCGCCGGGCGGCCTACGCCCTCTACGAGGCCCTGCCCTACCTGGAGCCCCAGGCGGTGGTCCTGGCGGTGGTGGACCCCGGGGTGGGGAGCGGGCGCCGGGCCGTGGCCGTCTTGGGAGAGCGGGCCTACGTGGGGCCGGACAACGGCCTCTTCACCCTGGCCTGGCTCCTGGACCCGCCCCGCGCGGCCTTCCTGCTGGACCGGCCCGCGGCGAGCGCCACCTTCCACGGCCGGGACCTCTTCGCCCCCGCCGCCGCCCACCTGGCCCTCCGCCTCCCCCCGGAGGCCCTGGGCCCCGGCCTGGACCCCCGGGGCCTGGTGCGGCTTCCCCTGGCCCTGTCCGAGCGGGAGGGGGAGGTCCTCACCTTTGACCGGTTCGGGAACGCCATCACCACCCTGACCCAGGCCCCTCCGGGCGGGTGGGTCTGGGTGGGGGGAAGGCGGATCCCCATCCGCAGGACCTACGCCGAGGTCCCTCCGGGAGAGGCCCTGGCCTACCTGGGGAGCGCGGGGCTTTTGGAGATCGCCCTGAACCAAGGAAGCGCCCGGGAAGCCCTGGGCCTACGGGAGGGGGAGCGGGTGGTCCTGGAGTAG
- a CDS encoding bacteriorhodopsin-like: MEVTTVGQYQLVYNAISFGIAAFAAATVFFWFGRSQVAPQYRTAITITGLVTFIALYHYLRIFESWSAAYKVENGVLIPTGVPFNDAYRYVDWLLTVPLLLVELILVMRLPPNETLSKSLRLSIAAALMIALGYPGEVSGGINTARLIWGLISTVPFVYIVYNLYVGLGESISRQPENVRGLVRLARDVTVFSWLFYPIVYFAPFVLPVTGGTATAVIQTGYTIADLTSKAIFGLLIYAIAVRKSEAEGARGLTSA, encoded by the coding sequence ATGGAAGTAACCACGGTTGGCCAGTACCAGTTGGTCTACAACGCCATCTCGTTCGGCATCGCAGCCTTTGCGGCAGCTACGGTGTTCTTTTGGTTCGGGCGGTCGCAAGTCGCGCCGCAATACAGGACCGCTATAACCATAACCGGTCTGGTGACCTTCATTGCGCTCTACCACTACCTGCGCATCTTTGAGAGCTGGAGTGCGGCGTACAAAGTGGAGAACGGCGTTCTCATCCCGACCGGCGTCCCCTTCAACGACGCCTACCGCTATGTCGACTGGCTGCTGACCGTGCCGTTGCTTTTGGTTGAGTTGATCCTGGTCATGCGGCTTCCGCCGAACGAGACCCTGTCTAAGTCCCTTAGGCTCAGCATCGCGGCGGCGTTGATGATTGCGCTAGGTTATCCGGGCGAGGTGTCCGGTGGCATCAACACGGCTCGGTTGATTTGGGGCTTGATCTCGACGGTGCCGTTTGTGTACATCGTCTACAACTTGTATGTCGGCCTAGGTGAGTCCATCAGCCGGCAGCCGGAGAACGTGCGGGGTCTGGTGCGTTTGGCCCGCGACGTCACGGTGTTTTCGTGGCTCTTCTACCCGATCGTATACTTCGCACCGTTCGTACTCCCCGTGACCGGCGGAACGGCAACGGCGGTGATCCAGACGGGTTACACGATCGCCGACCTCACCTCCAAGGCGATCTTCGGGTTGCTGATCTACGCGATTGCGGTGCGCAAGTCCGAAGCGGAGGGTGCGCGCGGCTTAACGTCGGCGTAA
- a CDS encoding tetratricopeptide repeat protein, which translates to MRPIWTLFVLGVALAQAGPYYERCFRLYQEGALEAAQATCELALVAEPEHGPSRLLLTRIYLDTGQVDKAEGLLQTLPQAPEALRLKARLLLLKGAPAEALALLRGDETPEARLVRAQALFRLGRLEEAEKEALLGLSSPEGRLLLAKIRRELARPTEALAALGNTPEEEVERARLLLYLGRPQEAVRLLEALAPRLEGRLYREALGLLALSYYAAGDLTRGGAALAQLAQVESLPSLFLRVAWPWLLLFLVFLGLVLYAESRIEPTRTVEMVEDPLPGPGRLYLALLVFLLLAGGLSAWIGHLTHGTYLALFLPYQREAILPLFYLFYGLFSALYVAVRFRKRLPQVLGDPGAWVEAFWVGPVLVLLLFLYGALRGLLGLPGLMPNLVVFLGLALLEPFFRGLAPLVLKERYKDLAPHLSVLLYALAVPGPTLFFLLAGALLAWVHQRTQGVLAGGLGLVVAGVGVALLPRPLVRTRL; encoded by the coding sequence ATGCGCCCGATTTGGACCCTCTTCGTCCTGGGGGTGGCCCTGGCCCAGGCGGGGCCCTATTACGAGCGGTGCTTTAGGCTGTACCAGGAGGGGGCCCTGGAGGCGGCCCAGGCCACCTGCGAGCTGGCCCTGGTGGCCGAGCCGGAGCACGGGCCGAGCCGCCTCCTCCTCACCCGGATCTACCTGGACACTGGCCAAGTGGACAAGGCGGAGGGCCTGCTCCAGACCCTCCCCCAGGCCCCCGAGGCCCTCCGGCTAAAGGCCCGGCTCCTCCTCCTGAAGGGGGCCCCCGCCGAGGCCCTGGCCCTTCTCCGGGGCGACGAAACCCCCGAGGCCCGGCTTGTCCGGGCCCAGGCCTTGTTCCGGCTGGGCCGCCTCGAGGAGGCGGAGAAGGAGGCCCTCCTGGGCCTCTCCAGCCCGGAGGGGCGGCTCCTTTTGGCCAAGATCCGCCGGGAGCTTGCGCGGCCCACGGAGGCCCTGGCCGCGCTGGGGAACACCCCTGAGGAGGAAGTGGAGCGGGCCCGGCTCCTCCTCTACCTGGGCCGGCCCCAGGAGGCCGTCCGCCTCCTCGAGGCCCTGGCCCCCCGGCTGGAGGGGCGGCTCTACCGGGAGGCCTTGGGCCTCCTCGCCCTCTCCTACTACGCCGCCGGGGACCTGACCCGGGGGGGCGCGGCCCTGGCCCAGCTGGCCCAGGTGGAAAGCCTCCCCAGCCTCTTCCTCAGGGTGGCCTGGCCCTGGCTCCTCCTCTTCCTGGTCTTCCTGGGCCTCGTCCTGTACGCGGAAAGCCGCATAGAGCCCACCCGGACGGTGGAGATGGTGGAGGACCCCCTGCCGGGGCCGGGGCGGCTCTACCTGGCCCTTCTGGTCTTCCTCCTCCTGGCCGGGGGGCTCTCCGCGTGGATCGGCCACCTCACCCACGGGACCTACCTGGCCCTCTTCCTCCCCTATCAGAGGGAAGCCATCCTTCCGCTTTTCTACCTCTTCTACGGCCTCTTCTCCGCCCTCTATGTGGCGGTCCGCTTCCGGAAGCGCCTCCCCCAGGTCCTGGGCGACCCAGGGGCCTGGGTGGAGGCCTTCTGGGTGGGGCCGGTCCTGGTCCTCCTCCTCTTCCTCTACGGGGCCCTGCGGGGCCTTCTGGGCCTGCCGGGCCTGATGCCCAACCTGGTGGTCTTCCTGGGCCTGGCCCTGCTCGAGCCCTTCTTCCGGGGCCTCGCCCCGCTGGTCCTAAAGGAGCGGTACAAGGACCTCGCCCCCCACCTGAGCGTCCTCCTCTACGCCCTGGCCGTGCCCGGGCCCACCCTCTTCTTCCTCCTGGCCGGGGCCCTCCTGGCCTGGGTGCACCAGCGGACCCAGGGGGTGCTGGCGGGCGGGCTGGGCCTGGTGGTGGCCGGGGTGGGGGTGGCCCTCCTCCCCCGGCCCCTGGTCCGGACCCGCCTATGA